A stretch of Equus caballus isolate H_3958 breed thoroughbred chromosome 11, TB-T2T, whole genome shotgun sequence DNA encodes these proteins:
- the LOC138916248 gene encoding keratin-associated protein 9-6-like, whose amino-acid sequence MTHSCCSPCCQPTCSESSCCGQTCSQSSCCQPCCPQTRCQTTCCRTTCYQPTCVTSCRPSCCSAPCCQPTCSESSCCGQTCSQSSCYQPCCPQTRCQTTCCRTTCYQPTCVTSCCPAPCCQPTCSESSCCGQTCSRSSCCQPCCPPACCQTICCQPACSGPVYCRRTCYHPTCVCLPCCQAQSCGSSCCQPCCHPACCESSCCQPSCC is encoded by the coding sequence ATGACCCACTCTTGCTGCTCCCCTTGCTGCCAGCCCACCTGCTCTGAGTCCAGCTGCTGTGGACAAACCTGCAGTCAGTCCAGCTGCTGCCAACCTTGCTGTCCCCAGACACGCTGTCAAACCACCTGCTGTAGGACCACCTGCTACCAGCCAACTTGTGTGACCAGCTGTCGCCCTTCGTGCTGCAGCGCTCCCTGCTGCCAGCCCACCTGCTCCGAGTCCAGCTGCTGTGGACAAACCTGCAGTCAGTCCAGCTGCTACCAACCTTGCTGTCCCCAGACACGCTGTCAAACCACCTGCTGCAGGACCACCTGCTACCAACCAACCTGTGTGACCAGCTGCTGCCCCGCTCCCTGCTGCCAGCCCACCTGCTCTGAGTCCAGCTGCTGTGGACAAACCTGCAGTCGGTCCAGCTGCTGCCAACCTTGCTGCCCCCCAGCTTGCTGTCAAACCATCTGCTGCCAGCCAGCTTGCTCTGGACCTGTGTACTGCCGGAGAACCTGCTACCACCCCACCTGCGTCTGCCTGCCTTGTTGCCAAGCCCAGAGCTGCGGATCCAGCTGCTGCCAGCCTTGCTGCCACCCAGCCTGCTGTGAGTCCAGCTGCTGCCAGCCTTCCTGCTGCTGA
- the LOC100629498 gene encoding LOW QUALITY PROTEIN: keratin-associated protein 9-7 (The sequence of the model RefSeq protein was modified relative to this genomic sequence to represent the inferred CDS: inserted 2 bases in 2 codons): MTHSCCSPCCQPTCCRTTCCQPTCSGSSCCESSCCQPCCPQTRCQDTCCRTTCYQXACVTSCRPSCCSAPCCQPTCSESSCCGQTCSRSSCCQPCCPSTCCQTTCCQPACSGPVYCWRTCYHPTXCLPWCQAQSCGSSCCQPCYRPACCESSCCQPCCC; this comes from the exons ATGACCCACTCCTGCTGCTCCCCTTGCTGCCAGCCTACCTGCTGCAGGACCACCTGCTGCCAGCCCACCTGCAGTGGGTCCAGCTGTTGTGAGTCCAGCTGCTGCCAGCCCTGCTGCCCCCAAACTCGCTGTCAAGACACCTGCTGCAGGACCACCTGCTACC CAGCTTGTGTGACTAGCTGCCGCCCTTCCTGCTGCAGCGCTCCCTGCTGCCAGCCCACCTGCTCTGAGTCCAGCTGCTGTGGACAAACCTGCAGTCGGTCCAGCTGCTGCCAGCCTTGCTGCCCCTCAACTTGCTGTCAGACCACCTGCTGCCAGCCAGCTTGCTCTGGACCCGTGTACTGCTGGAGAACCTGCTACCACCCCA TGTGTCTGCCTTGGTGCCAAGCCCAGAGCTGCGGATCCAGCTGCTGCCAGCCTTGCTACCGCCCAGCCTGCTGTGAGTCCAGCTGCTGCCAGCCTTGTTGCTGTTGA
- the LOC102148040 gene encoding keratin-associated protein 9-1 — MTHSCCSPCCQPTCCRTTCCQPTCSGSSCCESSCCQPCCPQTRCQVTCCRTTCYQPACVTSCRPSCCSAPFCQPTCSEPSCGGQICSGSSCCQPCCPQTRCQVTCCKTTCYQPTCVTSCCRPSCCSAPFCQPTCSESSCCGQTCSQSSCCQPCCPSTCCQTICCQPACSGPVYCRRTCYHPTCVCLPCCQAQSCGSSCCQPSCC, encoded by the coding sequence ATGACCCACTCCTGCTGCTCCCCTTGCTGCCAGCCTACCTGCTGCAGGACCACCTGCTGCCAGCCCACCTGCAGTGGGTCCAGCTGTTGTGAGTCCAGCTGCTGCCAGCCCTGCTGCCCCCAAACTCGCTGTCAAGTCACCTGCTGCAGGACCACCTGCTACCAACCAGCTTGTGTGACCAGCTGCCGCCCTTCCTGCTGCAGCGCTCCCTTCTGCCAGCCCACCTGCTCTGAGCCCAGCTGCGGTGGTCAAATCTGCAGTGGGTCCAGCTGCTGCCAGCCTTGCTGCCCCCAAACTCGCTGTCAAGTCACCTGCTGCAAGACCACCTGCTACCAACCAACCTGTGTGACCAGCTGCTGCCGCCCTTCCTGCTGCAGCGCTCCCTTCTGCCAGCCCACCTGCTCTGAGTCCAGCTGCTGTGGACAAACCTGCAGTCAGTCCAGCTGCTGCCAGCCTTGCTGCCCCTCAACTTGCTGTCAGACCATCTGCTGCCAGCCAGCTTGCTCTGGACCCGTGTACTGCCGGAGAACCTGCTACCACCCCACCTGCGTCTGCCTGCCTTGTTGCCAAGCCCAGAGCTGCGGATCCAGCTGCTGCCAGCCTTCCTGCTGCTGA
- the LOC100629517 gene encoding keratin-associated protein 4-1 — MVSSCCGSVCLETCCRPSCCQTTCCRPSCGVSSCLRPVCCQTTCRPSCGVSSCLRPVCCQTTCRPSCGVSSCLRPVCCQTTCRPSCGVSSCLRPVCCQTTCRPSCGVSSCLRPVCCQTTCRPSCGVSSCLRPVCCQTTCRPSCGVSSCYHPVRCQTICCRTTCCRSRCGASSC, encoded by the coding sequence ATGGTCAGCTCCTGTTGTGGCTCTGTCTGCCTGGAGACCTGTTGCCGCCCCAGCTGCTGCCAGACCACCTGCTGCCGCCCCAGCTGTGGAGTGTCCAGCTGCCTGCGCCCAGTCTGCTGCCAGACCACCTGCCGCCCCAGCTGTGGAGTGTCCAGCTGCCTGCGCCCAGTCTGCTGCCAGACCACCTGCCGCCCCAGCTGTGGAGTGTCCAGCTGCCTGCGCCCAGTCTGCTGCCAGACCACCTGCCGCCCCAGCTGTGGAGTGTCCAGCTGCCTGCGCCCAGTCTGCTGCCAGACCACCTGCCGCCCCAGCTGTGGAGTGTCCAGCTGCCTGCGCCCAGTCTGCTGCCAGACCACCTGCCGCCCCAGCTGTGGAGTGTCCAGCTGCCTGCGCCCAGTCTGCTGCCAGACCACCTGCCGCCCCAGCTGTGGTGTGTCCAGCTGCTACCACCCAGTCCGCTGCCAGACCATCTGCTGCCGCACAACTTGCTGTCGCTCCCGCTGCGGTGCATCCTCTTGTTGA